In a genomic window of Pseudomonas mohnii:
- a CDS encoding aldehyde dehydrogenase family protein, producing the protein MSLPNLLPATSAFIQRAPRMLIGGDWVEAADGQTMPLHNPATGEVLCVVPRATPEDVDRAVLAARHAFDDSAWSRTRPRERQNLLWKLADLMQRDAELLAQLECLNNGKSAAVAQVMDVQLAIDFLRYMAGWATKIEGSSVEVSLPLMPNDQFHSFIRREAVGVVGAIVAWNFPLLLACWKLGPALATGCTVVLKPADETPLTALKLAELVLEAGYPEGVFNVVTGTGITAGSALTHNPLVDKLTFTGSTAVGQQIGKIAMDSMTRVTLELGGKSPTIVMADADLPSAAAGAASAIFFNQGQVCCAGSRLYVQRKHFDNVVADIAGIANAMKLGNGLDPSVDMGPLISARQQARVYGYIEKGRESGATIACGGEQFGPGFFVKPTVIVDVDQKHSLVQEEIFGPVLVAIPFDDEADVLRMANDSPYGLGASIWSNDLAAVHRMIPRIKSGSVWVNCHSALDPALPFGGYKMSGVGREMGYAAIEHYTELKSVLIKL; encoded by the coding sequence ATGTCCCTCCCGAATCTACTCCCCGCCACTTCGGCCTTCATCCAGCGCGCACCGCGCATGTTGATCGGCGGAGATTGGGTCGAGGCCGCCGACGGCCAGACCATGCCCCTGCACAACCCGGCCACTGGCGAAGTGCTTTGTGTGGTGCCACGGGCCACGCCGGAAGATGTCGACCGCGCCGTGCTCGCCGCGCGTCACGCGTTCGATGACTCGGCCTGGAGCCGTACCCGCCCCCGGGAGCGGCAGAACCTGTTGTGGAAACTCGCCGACCTGATGCAGCGCGACGCCGAGCTGCTGGCGCAGCTGGAGTGCCTGAACAATGGCAAAAGCGCTGCCGTCGCACAGGTGATGGACGTGCAGTTGGCCATCGACTTCCTGCGCTACATGGCCGGTTGGGCGACCAAGATCGAAGGCTCCAGCGTCGAGGTGTCGTTGCCGCTGATGCCCAACGATCAGTTCCACAGTTTTATCCGTCGCGAAGCGGTGGGTGTGGTCGGTGCCATCGTTGCCTGGAACTTCCCGTTGCTGCTGGCCTGCTGGAAGCTCGGCCCGGCCCTGGCCACCGGTTGCACCGTGGTGCTCAAGCCTGCCGATGAAACGCCACTGACCGCATTGAAGCTGGCGGAGCTGGTACTGGAAGCCGGTTATCCCGAAGGCGTGTTCAATGTGGTCACCGGCACGGGCATCACCGCCGGCTCCGCACTGACCCACAACCCGCTGGTGGATAAGCTGACCTTTACCGGCTCCACCGCCGTGGGCCAGCAGATCGGCAAGATTGCCATGGACTCGATGACCCGGGTCACCCTCGAATTGGGCGGCAAGTCGCCAACCATCGTCATGGCCGATGCCGACCTGCCAAGCGCCGCCGCCGGCGCCGCCAGCGCGATTTTCTTCAATCAGGGCCAGGTGTGCTGCGCAGGGTCTCGCCTGTATGTGCAGCGCAAGCATTTCGACAATGTGGTGGCGGACATCGCCGGCATCGCCAATGCCATGAAACTCGGCAACGGCCTGGACCCGAGCGTCGACATGGGGCCGCTGATCTCTGCGCGTCAACAGGCGCGGGTGTATGGCTATATCGAAAAAGGCCGGGAAAGCGGTGCGACCATTGCCTGCGGCGGCGAGCAATTCGGGCCGGGGTTTTTCGTCAAGCCAACGGTGATCGTCGACGTCGATCAGAAGCACTCACTGGTGCAGGAAGAAATCTTCGGCCCGGTGCTGGTGGCGATTCCGTTCGATGACGAAGCCGATGTGCTGCGCATGGCCAACGACAGCCCTTACGGCTTGGGCGCGAGTATCTGGTCGAATGACCTGGCGGCGGTGCACCGGATGATTCCGCGGATCAAGTCCGGTTCTGTGTGGGTCAACTGCCATAGCGCGCTGGACCCGGCGTTGCCGTTCGGCGGTTACAAAATGTCAGGGGTCGGGCGCGAGATGGGTTATGCGGCGATCGAGCATTACACGGAGTTGAAGTCGGTGTTGATCAAGCTGTAA
- the peaA gene encoding quinohemoprotein amine dehydrogenase subunit alpha: protein MKRRIRSGMSASLLAVAACVALHSPHSLAARDAQTVLKETCQGCHTPEADNALSRISHQRKTPEGWLMSIARMQTMHGLQISDEDRRTLVKYLADTQGLAPSETDGVRYALERRLNTAEKFDEQTSQMCGRCHSGARVALQRRPAQEWERLVNFHLGQWPSLEYQALARDRDWFDIARKDMVPLLAKRYPLDNPAWKKWQSVAPKSDALVGDWSFSGHFPGKGELAGVMSVSADGSDTFKVSVKGQYADGTPFNGDGSAILYTGYEWRGNVTIDGVTMRQVFAAQGNAMQGRMFEAEHDERGLDFVAAKQGSARLLAVQPGYLKAGSESEVTLVGSGLSGKPNFGKGVEVLEVIEQSPQRIKVKLKAAANAQPGLRVVTVGTLKGPSLSVYNQIAEVKVVPEFSVARIGEGGGSTPKVQGRFDAEAWGKGADGKPYRIGVFPAQWKVEAFDDRAREDEDVKFAGTMQADAGVFTPGDAGPNPARKMSTNNAGNLKVIAAVDDAGKSLTGEGHMIVTVQRWNNPPIP from the coding sequence ATGAAGAGAAGAATCCGATCAGGCATGAGCGCCAGCCTGCTGGCCGTGGCCGCTTGCGTGGCCCTGCATTCGCCGCACAGCCTGGCAGCCCGAGATGCCCAGACCGTCCTCAAGGAAACCTGTCAGGGCTGTCACACCCCAGAAGCCGATAACGCGCTGAGTCGCATCAGCCACCAGCGCAAGACGCCGGAGGGCTGGTTGATGAGCATCGCCCGGATGCAGACCATGCACGGTTTGCAGATCAGCGATGAAGATCGCCGCACGCTGGTCAAGTACCTGGCCGACACCCAGGGCCTGGCACCGAGCGAGACCGACGGCGTGCGTTATGCACTGGAACGCCGGCTCAACACCGCCGAGAAGTTCGACGAGCAGACCAGCCAGATGTGCGGTCGCTGCCACTCCGGTGCGCGGGTCGCCCTGCAACGACGTCCGGCCCAGGAATGGGAGCGTCTGGTGAACTTCCACCTCGGCCAGTGGCCGTCCCTGGAATACCAGGCCCTGGCCCGCGATCGCGACTGGTTCGATATCGCTCGCAAAGACATGGTGCCGCTGTTGGCCAAGCGCTATCCGCTGGACAACCCGGCCTGGAAGAAATGGCAGAGCGTGGCGCCGAAGTCCGATGCACTGGTGGGCGACTGGAGCTTCAGCGGTCATTTTCCGGGCAAGGGTGAACTGGCGGGTGTGATGAGCGTCAGCGCCGACGGCAGCGACACCTTCAAGGTCAGCGTCAAAGGCCAATACGCCGACGGCACCCCGTTCAACGGCGACGGCAGCGCGATTCTCTACACCGGCTACGAATGGCGCGGCAACGTGACCATCGACGGCGTGACCATGCGCCAGGTGTTCGCCGCCCAAGGCAATGCGATGCAGGGCCGGATGTTCGAGGCCGAGCACGATGAGCGTGGCCTGGACTTCGTCGCCGCCAAACAGGGTTCCGCCCGTTTGCTGGCGGTGCAGCCGGGTTATCTGAAGGCCGGCAGCGAAAGCGAAGTCACCCTGGTCGGCAGCGGTCTGAGTGGCAAGCCGAATTTCGGCAAAGGCGTGGAAGTGCTCGAAGTCATCGAGCAGAGCCCGCAGCGGATCAAGGTCAAACTCAAGGCCGCCGCCAATGCCCAGCCGGGTCTGCGCGTGGTCACCGTCGGTACGTTGAAAGGCCCGAGCTTGTCGGTGTACAACCAGATCGCCGAAGTCAAAGTCGTGCCTGAGTTCTCGGTGGCGCGGATCGGCGAGGGCGGCGGTTCGACGCCGAAAGTCCAGGGCCGATTCGACGCCGAAGCCTGGGGCAAGGGCGCCGATGGCAAGCCGTATCGGATCGGCGTGTTCCCGGCGCAGTGGAAGGTCGAGGCCTTCGACGACCGCGCCAGGGAAGACGAAGACGTCAAGTTCGCCGGCACCATGCAGGCCGACGCGGGCGTGTTCACACCGGGCGATGCCGGACCGAACCCGGCGCGCAAAATGTCCACCAACAATGCCGGCAACCTCAAGGTGATCGCCGCCGTCGACGACGCAGGGAAATCCCTGACCGGCGAAGGCCACATGATCGTGACCGTGCAACGCTGGAACAACCCACCCATTCCGTGA
- the peaB gene encoding quinohemoprotein amine dehydrogenase maturation protein translates to MGAILNLVERNLHEVHVDADRMLFHIPSSSLFASDELTGTIIDTLRGPGCSSDDLIERLATRFNGEEVTETLRELMALELVSDGSPLTPDIATKRVERTAINTVVLNVNTGCNLSCTYCYKEDLDKPSAGKKMDVETAIASVEMLLRESPDEERFTVVFFGGEPLSNRKLIEYMVDYCEKRFREAGKFVEFVMTTNATLLTEETVDYLNAHRFGLSVSIDGPKTVHDRNRITVGGQGTYDVVRRKAEMLLSRYNSRPVGARVTLTTGVTDVETIWDHLFNELGFAEVGFAPVTSGDISTFNLTSDELIEVFANMKKLGRRYLEAALEHRNIGFSNLHQLITDIHEGHKKALPCGAGLKMLAVDHKGELNLCHRFTGSSLPTFGNVHSGVKQVELNDFLSQRLDRTNTGCEDCQIRNLCSGGCYHESYARYGDPTHPTYHYCELMRDWVDFGIEVYTRIMAHNPAFISSYITPRKAH, encoded by the coding sequence ATGGGCGCTATCTTGAATCTGGTCGAACGCAACTTGCACGAAGTGCACGTTGATGCCGACCGCATGCTGTTCCACATCCCCAGCAGCTCGCTGTTCGCCAGCGATGAACTGACGGGCACCATCATCGATACCTTGCGCGGCCCCGGCTGCTCGTCGGACGACCTGATCGAGCGGCTGGCTACGCGTTTCAACGGTGAAGAAGTCACCGAAACCCTGCGCGAGCTGATGGCCCTGGAACTGGTCAGCGACGGCTCGCCGCTGACCCCGGACATCGCCACCAAACGGGTCGAGCGCACGGCGATCAACACCGTGGTGCTCAACGTCAACACCGGCTGCAACCTGAGCTGCACCTACTGCTACAAGGAAGACCTGGACAAGCCCTCGGCCGGCAAGAAAATGGACGTTGAGACCGCCATTGCTTCGGTGGAGATGCTGCTGCGCGAATCCCCGGATGAAGAACGTTTCACCGTGGTGTTCTTCGGCGGAGAGCCGCTGAGCAATCGCAAGCTGATCGAGTACATGGTCGATTACTGTGAAAAGCGTTTTCGCGAGGCCGGCAAGTTCGTCGAGTTCGTGATGACCACCAACGCCACGCTGCTCACCGAAGAAACCGTGGACTACCTCAACGCCCACCGTTTCGGACTCTCGGTGAGTATCGACGGGCCGAAAACCGTGCACGACCGCAACCGCATCACCGTGGGCGGGCAGGGCACCTACGACGTGGTGCGGCGCAAGGCCGAAATGCTGCTGTCGCGCTACAACAGCCGTCCGGTCGGGGCGCGGGTGACCCTGACCACTGGCGTCACCGATGTCGAAACCATCTGGGACCACCTGTTCAACGAACTGGGTTTTGCCGAAGTCGGTTTCGCCCCCGTCACCTCAGGCGACATCAGCACGTTCAACCTGACCAGCGACGAACTGATCGAAGTCTTCGCCAACATGAAGAAGCTCGGTCGACGTTACCTGGAAGCGGCGCTGGAGCACCGCAACATTGGCTTCTCCAATTTGCATCAGTTGATCACCGACATCCACGAGGGCCACAAAAAAGCCCTGCCCTGCGGTGCGGGCCTGAAGATGCTGGCGGTCGATCACAAGGGTGAGTTGAACCTGTGCCACCGCTTTACCGGTTCGAGCCTGCCGACCTTCGGCAACGTACACAGCGGCGTGAAACAGGTCGAGCTGAACGACTTCCTGTCCCAGCGCCTCGACCGTACGAACACCGGCTGCGAAGACTGCCAGATCCGTAATCTGTGCTCTGGTGGCTGCTACCACGAAAGCTACGCCCGCTACGGCGACCCGACCCATCCGACCTATCACTACTGCGAACTGATGCGTGACTGGGTCGACTTCGGCATCGAGGTCTACACCCGGATCATGGCTCATAACCCTGCGTTCATCAGCAGCTACATCACTCCGCGCAAGGCTCACTGA
- the qhpC gene encoding quinohemoprotein amine dehydrogenase subunit gamma, which yields MKHLKAINNKALKLDQAADENRIEEVVAMSSVAGCASTTDPGWEIDAFGGVSSLCQPMEADLYGCSDPCWWPAQVPDMMSTYPDWNKDAQASNENWRNLGTVFPKDK from the coding sequence ATGAAACATCTCAAGGCAATCAATAACAAAGCGTTGAAGCTGGATCAGGCCGCGGACGAAAACCGCATCGAAGAAGTGGTGGCGATGAGCTCCGTGGCGGGCTGCGCCTCGACCACCGACCCGGGTTGGGAAATCGATGCGTTTGGCGGTGTGTCGTCCCTTTGCCAGCCGATGGAAGCCGACCTGTATGGCTGCTCCGATCCGTGCTGGTGGCCGGCCCAGGTGCCCGACATGATGAGCACCTATCCGGACTGGAACAAGGATGCCCAGGCGTCCAACGAAAACTGGCGCAACCTCGGCACGGTCTTCCCCAAAGACAAGTGA
- the peaD gene encoding quinohemoprotein amine dehydrogenase subunit beta, with product MHSIKACGLAAFALLSTCSLSVLADENTALQDGHEYMLTTNYPNNLHVIDLSTDTLYKTCKMPDAFGPGTVQLSPDRKTAYVLNNHYADVYGVELDSCKQVFHASITQKPGEKARSMFAFTLSHDGKELFTVANPTLMLNDRYEVQQPRLDVYKTDAGMDAKPVRSFPAPRQLTIMQSGDDGTLYVAGADVYKVNVQTGKFDVLIPSRHWKRPNYSAPDVLYVWNQQTYRHDFSLLYTAAKFKDKKQDPATAEYLYGLFSIDLKTGKTETTDFGPLTEIYFSGMRSPKDPNLMFGVLNRLAKYDIKEKKMLQSATLDHSYYCISFNKDGSKIYLAGTFNDVAIFDADSLKQIGSIKMPGGDMAITTAQVFVR from the coding sequence ATGCACAGCATCAAAGCCTGCGGCCTGGCCGCTTTCGCCCTCCTGAGCACCTGTTCGCTCAGTGTTCTGGCCGATGAAAACACCGCATTGCAAGACGGTCACGAATACATGTTGACCACCAATTACCCGAACAACCTGCATGTGATCGACCTGTCCACGGACACCTTGTACAAGACCTGCAAGATGCCCGACGCCTTCGGTCCCGGCACCGTGCAACTGTCGCCGGACCGCAAGACCGCCTATGTGCTGAACAACCACTATGCGGATGTCTACGGCGTCGAACTGGACAGCTGCAAGCAGGTGTTCCATGCCAGCATCACCCAGAAGCCGGGGGAGAAAGCGCGGTCGATGTTCGCCTTTACCCTCAGCCACGACGGCAAGGAACTGTTCACCGTCGCCAACCCGACGTTGATGCTCAACGACCGCTACGAAGTGCAGCAGCCGCGGCTCGACGTGTACAAGACCGACGCCGGCATGGACGCCAAACCGGTGCGCAGCTTCCCGGCGCCGCGACAGCTGACCATCATGCAGAGCGGTGACGACGGCACGCTGTACGTGGCGGGGGCGGATGTCTACAAGGTCAACGTGCAGACCGGCAAATTCGACGTGCTGATCCCGAGCCGTCACTGGAAGCGCCCGAACTACAGCGCCCCGGACGTGCTCTACGTGTGGAACCAGCAGACCTATCGCCATGACTTCTCGCTGCTCTACACCGCCGCGAAATTCAAGGACAAGAAACAGGACCCGGCCACTGCCGAATACCTGTATGGCCTGTTCAGCATCGACCTGAAAACCGGCAAGACCGAAACCACTGACTTCGGTCCCCTGACGGAAATCTACTTCAGTGGCATGCGCTCACCCAAGGACCCGAACCTGATGTTTGGCGTGCTTAACCGCCTGGCCAAGTACGACATCAAGGAGAAGAAAATGCTCCAGTCCGCCACGCTGGATCACTCTTACTACTGCATTTCCTTCAACAAGGACGGGAGCAAGATCTACCTGGCCGGGACCTTCAACGATGTGGCGATCTTCGATGCCGACAGCCTGAAGCAGATCGGCAGCATCAAGATGCCAGGCGGGGATATGGCGATTACCACGGCGCAGGTGTTTGTGCGGTAA
- a CDS encoding lysozyme inhibitor LprI family protein → MHPRFLLALAPLMLTPMAHAVDCDNASDQATMNQCASQQHAAADKELNALYQQITARLKANPDSKKLLVGAQRSWIAFRDAECKFAVSGVEGGSVYPLVYGNCITQLTKARVETFKTYLKCQEGDLGCPVPGI, encoded by the coding sequence ATGCATCCACGCTTTCTTCTGGCGCTGGCACCCTTGATGTTGACCCCCATGGCCCATGCCGTGGACTGCGACAACGCCTCCGACCAGGCGACGATGAACCAGTGCGCGTCGCAACAGCACGCCGCGGCTGACAAGGAGCTGAATGCGCTCTACCAGCAAATCACCGCTCGACTGAAGGCCAATCCCGACAGCAAGAAACTGTTGGTGGGCGCACAGCGTTCGTGGATTGCGTTTAGGGATGCGGAGTGCAAGTTTGCGGTGTCAGGGGTGGAAGGCGGGAGTGTCTATCCGCTGGTCTACGGCAACTGCATCACGCAATTGACCAAGGCGCGGGTCGAGACGTTCAAGACGTATCTGAAGTGTCAGGAAGGGGATTTGGGGTGCCCGGTGCCGGGGATTTGA
- a CDS encoding GFA family protein, protein MNKLQGSCLCKAIQYEVDSLDMPISHCHCHTCRKAHAAAFASTAGVMREHFRWIKGQDRLSSHESSPGKWRHFCSVCGSHLMAERLVQPHVIVRVATLDDDPEMTPQAHIWTSHDVPWLACEAVKKHPEWQT, encoded by the coding sequence ATGAACAAACTGCAGGGCAGCTGCCTATGCAAAGCCATCCAATACGAAGTCGACAGCCTCGACATGCCCATCAGCCATTGTCACTGCCATACCTGCCGCAAGGCACACGCGGCAGCTTTTGCGTCGACTGCCGGAGTGATGCGCGAGCATTTTCGCTGGATCAAGGGCCAGGATCGGCTGAGCAGCCATGAGTCCTCGCCGGGCAAGTGGCGGCATTTCTGTTCAGTCTGCGGCTCGCATTTGATGGCGGAACGTTTGGTCCAGCCCCACGTGATCGTTCGTGTCGCGACACTGGATGACGATCCGGAAATGACGCCTCAGGCGCACATCTGGACGTCCCACGACGTGCCCTGGCTTGCCTGTGAGGCAGTGAAAAAACACCCTGAATGGCAGACGTAG
- a CDS encoding SRPBCC family protein, whose product MNPASDRIERKILLKAPRSQVWRVIAHAEQFGKWFGVGLDGRRFVAGEWTQGQVTYPGYEHVLWNVLVERVEPERLFSFRWHPYAVEPGFDYSQEPTTLVKFELEDMENGTLLKVSESGFDHIPQTRRLKAFRMDSRGWDEQMSNIEQFLIGKAHERQVE is encoded by the coding sequence ATGAACCCAGCATCAGATCGCATCGAAAGGAAGATCCTGCTCAAGGCGCCGCGTTCACAGGTCTGGCGCGTCATAGCCCATGCCGAGCAATTCGGGAAATGGTTTGGCGTGGGGCTGGACGGAAGGCGTTTTGTCGCCGGCGAGTGGACCCAGGGGCAGGTGACGTACCCGGGTTATGAACATGTGTTGTGGAATGTGTTGGTCGAACGGGTCGAGCCGGAGCGGCTGTTTTCGTTTCGCTGGCATCCATACGCCGTGGAGCCGGGCTTCGATTACTCCCAGGAGCCCACCACCCTGGTGAAATTCGAGCTCGAAGACATGGAAAACGGCACGTTGCTGAAGGTGTCCGAGTCGGGATTCGACCACATTCCCCAAACTCGCCGACTCAAGGCGTTCCGCATGGACAGTCGTGGTTGGGACGAGCAAATGAGCAACATCGAGCAGTTTCTTATCGGCAAGGCCCACGAACGCCAGGTGGAGTGA
- the inhA gene encoding isonitrile hydratase: MTLHIGFLLFPQVQQLDLTGPYDVLASLPDVKVHLIWKDLMPITASTGLMLKPTVTFDDCPALDVICIPGGSGVGPLMEDEQTLDFIRTQAAKARYVTSVCTGSLVLGAAGLLKGKRATTHWAYHELLAPLGAIAVKDRVVRDGNLLTGGGITAGIDFALTLAAELFDKDTAELVQLQLEYAPAPPFAAGSPETAPASVLEEARKRAAGSLKLRAEITERAAAKLDRR; this comes from the coding sequence ATGACCTTGCACATCGGTTTTCTGTTGTTTCCACAGGTTCAGCAACTCGACCTGACCGGCCCTTACGACGTGCTGGCCTCGCTGCCGGATGTGAAGGTGCATTTGATCTGGAAGGACCTGATGCCGATCACCGCCAGCACCGGTCTGATGTTGAAACCGACCGTCACCTTTGACGACTGCCCCGCGCTGGATGTGATCTGCATTCCGGGCGGCAGTGGCGTCGGGCCTTTGATGGAGGATGAGCAGACCCTGGATTTCATCAGGACCCAGGCTGCCAAAGCGCGGTATGTCACCTCGGTCTGCACCGGTTCGCTGGTGCTCGGTGCAGCGGGCCTGCTCAAGGGCAAGCGTGCAACCACCCACTGGGCCTATCACGAACTGTTGGCACCGCTGGGGGCGATTGCGGTGAAAGACCGGGTGGTGCGCGACGGCAATTTGCTGACCGGTGGTGGAATCACCGCCGGCATCGATTTCGCCCTGACCCTGGCGGCGGAGTTGTTCGATAAGGACACCGCCGAACTGGTGCAATTGCAGCTCGAATACGCCCCGGCGCCGCCGTTCGCCGCAGGTAGTCCGGAAACGGCGCCCGCCAGCGTATTGGAAGAAGCCCGCAAACGCGCTGCCGGTTCATTGAAGCTGCGCGCAGAAATCACCGAACGTGCTGCGGCGAAACTGGATCGACGCTGA
- a CDS encoding GlxA family transcriptional regulator → MPKTIHVLAFTNVQLLDVTGPLQVFASANDIARQQGLPPPYAPTVIASGGGAVMSSAGLALLAEPLPEQGSDTLIIAGGWGVYAAAEDLPLVAWVREHAAGCRRVSSVCTGAFLLAASGWLDGRRVVTHWTRCEQLAQQHPQLQVEPNPIFINDGPVWTSAGVTAGIDLALAMVEQDLGRGMALEVARQLVVFLKRPGGQSQFSVTLSLQKEGNRFDELHAWISENLTKDLGIPTLAQQAGMSERSFVRHYRADTGQTPARAIEQIRVETARRLLSDTGVPIKRVAVQCGFGSEETLRRSFLRAMGVTPQAYRERFSVNAGTDPVLP, encoded by the coding sequence ATGCCCAAGACCATTCATGTGCTCGCCTTCACCAACGTGCAATTGCTGGACGTCACCGGGCCGTTGCAGGTCTTCGCTTCGGCCAACGACATCGCCCGTCAGCAAGGCTTGCCGCCGCCCTATGCGCCGACGGTGATCGCCAGCGGCGGCGGGGCGGTGATGTCGTCGGCGGGGTTGGCCTTGCTGGCCGAACCGTTGCCGGAGCAGGGCAGCGACACCTTGATCATCGCCGGCGGCTGGGGCGTTTATGCGGCGGCTGAAGATCTGCCGCTGGTGGCGTGGGTGCGCGAGCATGCAGCGGGGTGTCGGCGGGTTTCATCCGTATGTACCGGGGCGTTTTTGCTCGCGGCCAGTGGCTGGCTCGATGGGCGGCGTGTGGTGACGCACTGGACCCGTTGCGAGCAGCTGGCGCAGCAGCATCCGCAATTGCAGGTCGAACCCAATCCGATTTTCATCAACGACGGTCCGGTCTGGACCTCGGCCGGGGTCACCGCCGGCATCGACCTGGCGCTGGCCATGGTCGAGCAAGACCTCGGCCGTGGCATGGCCCTGGAAGTTGCCCGGCAACTGGTGGTGTTCCTCAAGCGGCCCGGCGGTCAGTCGCAATTCAGCGTGACCCTGTCCTTGCAAAAAGAAGGCAACCGGTTCGACGAGCTTCACGCCTGGATCAGCGAAAACCTGACCAAGGACCTCGGCATTCCGACCCTGGCCCAGCAGGCCGGCATGAGCGAGCGCAGCTTCGTGCGCCACTACCGCGCCGACACCGGCCAGACCCCGGCACGGGCCATCGAGCAGATCCGCGTCGAGACCGCGCGACGGCTGCTCAGCGACACCGGCGTGCCGATCAAACGGGTTGCCGTGCAATGCGGGTTCGGCAGCGAGGAAACCCTGCGTCGCAGCTTTCTGCGCGCCATGGGCGTGACACCACAAGCCTATCGTGAGCGGTTTTCCGTCAATGCCGGGACAGATCCAGTGCTGCCTTGA